One region of Methanocalculus alkaliphilus genomic DNA includes:
- a CDS encoding ATP-binding protein — MAKIYQYLDSSSTSHAKQQIPAKRIWELLIKENKTVSYTSVRKVVSKYRAAHAIRTVSILQDPQKGIRAEFDWAMVILRIKGIEHRYSLAVIVLLCSRDLWFPPNSLEILFKQLRINGVYEYFRDCQPDIEELEMHMKLALQTELNKRRVNRQIKALRQARFPTKKLFEDLDPNLLPKEERYAISALKSLGFLKEQRNVILIGNSGTGKTHLAIATGMLACDNEYRVSSRTAAALINEIVNPRGQKRLSVYLRQFKKIDLLILDELGYVSFDRAGA, encoded by the coding sequence GTGGCGAAGATATACCAGTATCTCGATTCAAGTTCGACATCCCACGCGAAACAACAGATCCCCGCCAAGCGAATCTGGGAACTCCTTATCAAGGAGAACAAAACCGTCAGCTACACCTCGGTGAGGAAAGTGGTATCAAAGTATCGCGCCGCTCACGCCATTCGGACGGTGAGTATCCTTCAGGATCCACAGAAAGGTATCCGGGCCGAATTTGATTGGGCTATGGTCATTCTTCGGATCAAAGGTATTGAGCATCGGTACTCCCTGGCCGTCATTGTCTTGCTATGTTCCCGAGATCTATGGTTCCCGCCAAATTCACTTGAAATCCTCTTTAAACAATTGCGAATTAATGGGGTGTACGAGTATTTCCGTGACTGCCAGCCTGATATCGAGGAACTTGAGATGCACATGAAACTGGCGCTCCAGACCGAACTGAATAAACGACGGGTGAATCGTCAGATAAAAGCACTCCGACAGGCTCGATTCCCAACAAAGAAATTGTTTGAAGACCTTGACCCCAATCTCCTTCCAAAAGAAGAGAGATATGCTATTTCTGCATTAAAATCCCTCGGATTCCTGAAGGAACAAAGGAATGTCATATTGATTGGAAACTCAGGGACAGGGAAGACACATCTGGCAATTGCTACCGGGATGCTTGCATGTGATAACGAGTATCGCGTATCGTCTCGGACCGCTGCAGCATTAATTAATGAAATAGTCAATCCACGGGGCCAAAAAAGGCTTTCGGTCTATCTACGCCAATTCAAAAAGATCGACCTGTTAATCCTTGATGAACTTGGATACGTATCGTTCGACCGGGCAGGAGCATAG